From the Mycoplasma putrefaciens KS1 genome, the window AACTAGGACAGTATCTCGGACCAATTGATTCAACAGTTCCTGAATACATTGCTGATTTTTCTAAGTTTTTTTCAATAATTTTTTTAGTTTCAGGTGTTGAATGAATTAAATAACATAACTCTTGTTTTGCAATTGGAGTGTAGTTATCAGTTAGAAAACTAAACGCTAGTTTCATATCTGTTCCAGGTTCTTTAATTGCATTACTTAAATCTACTGAATCACGATAAACTCGTGCAGGTGTTCCAGTTTTAAAACGTAGTAATTTAATTCCTAAATCTAATAATGACTTACTAATTCCTTTAGTTGTTTGTTCATGATTGGGACCAGACTCAAATCTTTCAACACCTTTTAAAATTTCAGATTTTAAATAAGTTCCTGTTGTGATAATCACTGCTTTGGCACTTAAAGATGATCCATCATCAAACACAATTCCACTAACAACATTATCTTTATAAATTAAACCTTCACAGGCTTTAGTAATTAAGTCTAAGTTTGGCTGAGTTTTAATTTTGTTTCTCATATATTCAGAGTATTTATCTTTATCTGATTGTACTCTTAAAGCTCATACTCCTGGACCACGTGATGAATTTAACAATTTAGTTTGAAGAGCGGTTTTATCTGCAGCTTTAGCCATTTCGCCACCTAAGGCATCGATTTCTCTAACAACGATTCCTTTCGCTGGTCCACCAATACTCGGATTACATGGCATAGTAGCTATTTTGTCTTCATATAAATTTATTAAAGCTGTTTTTTTATTTAAACGTGCACTAGCTAATGCTGCTTCAACTCCAGCATGTCCACCACCAACAACAATAACATCATAATTTGTCTGCATAAATTCACCTTCTTTTTAATTCTTAATATATATTAATATAAACATAACAAAAAAGAAAATATAGTCCTAGATTTGTAAGCACAAGCTAGTATTAATATTAACAAGGAGAAGCTATATGAATAAAGCTTTAATTATAGTTGATTATCAATATGACTTTGCTTGTAGTAACGGTAGTTTGTATGTAAAAGGTGCTGAAGAGCTAAGTAATAAAATATTTGAATTATCTAAAAAAAGAAAACAACAAGGATGAATAGTAGTAGCTACTAAGGACTGACATCCTAAAAATCATTGTTCTTTCAATCAGTGACCTAGTCATTGTGTTCAAAATACTAAAGGATCAGAACTGTATTTTGACTCAACTTATGTAGATTTAATTATTCAAAAAGGTCACGATAAAAATACTGAAAGTTATAGTGGTTTTTTTGATGATAAAGGTAGATCAAATCATTTAAATGAATATCTGAAACAAAATAATGTTACTGAACTAGAAATAGTTGGAGTTGTTACTGAAATATGTGTAAAAGCAACTTATGATGATGCAGTTAAACTTGGATATAATGCATATGTAAATTTAGAATATTGTAAAGGTTTTGAATAATAAAAAAAGTTTAGGTGATTTCCTAAACTTTTTGCTAAAGAAAGAGATCAGTAATTTATTCTTGTTCAGGGAATATTTTTTTAATATTTTTATCAACATAATATAAATAATTACTTATTAAATATTCACCTATTTCATCAAATGTGATTTGTTTAGAACCGTTTACTAATATAGAATAATCTTCAAATTTTACTAATTTACGATTTCTTAAAAACATGATTCTTCTTGTAAAATAATCTATAAATTCAACTAAGTTATATCCTATCATCATAATGAAAGAACTTTCATCAGTAATTTTAATTTTATTCGTTATTTTCATTATTATCGCAGTAATGTTAAGCCTTCTTTGATACACACTTCTTCATCATCAAAATCCAGAATTAATATAAGGATTAGAAGTTTTATTATTTTTGTAAAGAATTTCTAGTTTATAAAAGGTATTTACACCTTCATTTTCTTTAATTACTTTTTTAACTTGATTCTCTAGTAGTTCTTTTTTATATTCGAATGAAGTTGTAAAAATTTTTGAAAATTTTTTAATGGTAATGATAAATAAAATAAGTGATAAGAAAAAACTAACTAGAGACGGAACTAATAAAAATCAAAAATATTTTCATAAAATTGTTATAGACTCCAAGGATGAACGATCAAGAAATAATGATTCTAAAAATAAAAAAGGTAATAATAATGCAGCAATATATAGTAGAAAATAAAAAATAATTTCACGAATGTTGTTTGGTCTTATAGAGTATAAAGATTCTATATCTATATACTTTTGAAAATATTTTTTTAAATACTTCTTTCTTCTATACAACATAAAACGGACAGACATTATAAAGAAAGTTGTAATCAAAACTATATAAACATAAATCACAATTAGATATATTATAATATTTTTTTCAAGATTACTAATTGCCATATTCAATTCTATCTATACCAAGTTTACTAGTGTTAATTTTACTAGTGATGTTATATTATCTGCAAATCTTTCTATAATTGAAGCAAAAGTTATAACTTTAACAGCAGCAGGTGACGCTCATGTTGTTGCAACACACACAGCAATAGCACGTGAAAGAACCAATGCAGCTGCCATTATTTTTGAAACCACTTCATCAAATTTAGAAGAGTAAAAATTTGGTAAATAATACTCAATATCATCAAATGCTGTTGAAATTTGTCTAATCGCATTATATGCAGTTAGAGGACTTTCCCCATTAATAACAGTTATAAAATTAAATAACAAGTCTGAAAAAGCTTCAGAAATATTTTCAAGACTTTTACTAGCTTCACTTTTTAGAAAATCTTTAATAAATTTAAATAATGTTTTTGAATCTTGTTTTTTTATTTTTTCTTTTATTTCATTTACTGTTCCTGTTAGAAAATCAATTTCCTCTCTAGATTTAATTGTTAAAATTGTAAGCGTTGTTGCTTGTAAGGTTGCTGCTACAATAAAAGGAATATTACCCCCAAACATTCATCAAGAAGCTGTATAAAATGCTACAGTCCCCCAAGCAATCGCAGTTATTGCAACTTTAATATCCACAAAACTCTTTTTGTGTGTTATATATTCATCTAGCTTTCATTGTAATTTTTCTAGTTTTAGTACTGATTCAATATCATCTCTACTAATAGATTTGTTTTTCCAGTCAGATGACATTGTTAAACTTTTATATGTTTGTATATGTTTTAATTCATTTTCAGTATATTTATCTTCTGGTTCTGACAAATGTTCTAGTTCATATAATTTTATACTTTTATCCAACTCTTTTTTAAAAGAAATGAACTCCTTTTTATGTGATAAAAGCATATTTTTTGCATCATTTAATATGTCAGAAACTTTTAATTTACCGCTAATAATTTTTTCATAATTATCTTTAATAGCTTGTTTTTTATTTATTTCATCATTACTTGCACTAAATTTGGCTAAATTAGTGTAATTAAAACTTTTTTTAATTTGTTGGTTATCGTAATTATATTCTGATTCTGAATATAGATCTTCAAATTTTAGATCACTAGCATTTTTGAAATATTCTTCTTGTTTCTGACCAGAAAAGGCGTCATCTACAAGTTTTGAGTGCTCATCTATTTCATCGGCTGCACTTTTAAAAACTTTCAAATCACTATTTTTGTTTACGATTTTAGTGTAAGTATGATTTGCAGTTTGTAATGTAATAGGAATAACAAACAGCGAAACTCCTACTAACGATAGATTTCTTTTAAGTTTCACTTAATTCACCTCTAATCATTTATGATCGTAATTATAAGACGAAACATAATATTTTCTCAGTTATGAAATATGCGTTCTTGTCTGTTTTGAACCGATCAAAATTATTATAAATATTGATCTCTAATAAGTCTATAGTCGTTAATTCATTCATCCAGTATTACTTTTTATTAGAAATTGTGCACCAGAATTCATTAGGTTCAATTTCAATATAAGTTCATTTACTTTCTTAATTAACTAGTTAACATTTCCCAAATTTACACTTGATTCATTATTAATTAATGACTTAACTATTGATAAGTTCTTTGGGTGTGTAAGTTTATATTTTTTTGTTACTGAAGATGCTTTTAATAGTGGTCTTGTCATTTAATAAGTTAAGGCTATTTTTATTTGATAGGTGGGTGATAAACACTCCTTCACTAAAGCCGACAAAATTTTTAGAATTTCTAGGAGTAGATCTTTAGAGAGTTTATTTTTTGAAAGGAATCTCTATCAAAAGAAGAAACCAACTCAATGTTAATGAATGAAAAAAATATCTGAATATTATGATAAATATTTAAACAGTGCTCTTAATAAGAAAAAATTTTACTTCCTATAAATTGAAAATTCATAAACTCTTGTTCCTACTAGTAAAATGATAGGGTTCCTACATAAAAAATATAAGTATTATAATTAGGTATAGAATTAAGAAAATCACCTTCAGTGAATTAAAGTAATATAAAGACGATTTTATAGATTAATATAACAATACAAGAATTTGAAGTAAATTTCAATGAAAAACACCTCAAGTGTTATGAGGTGTATATAGTAATAATATTTAGTCTAATAATTTTGTTATGGTTTAGATTTTTTAAACTTTTTGCTAAAGAAAGAAATTGAATAATTTTATCCTTGTTTAGGGAATATTTTTTTAATATTTCTATCGACATAATATAAATAATTACTTATTAAATATTCACCTATTTCATCAAATGTGATTTGTTTAGAACCATTTACTAATATAGAATAATCTTCGAATTTTACTAATTTACGATTTCTTAAAAACATGATTCTTCTTGTGAAATAGTCCATAAACCCAATTAAAGTATATCCTATGATCTTATTTAAAAAATTTTCATCATTAAATTTTATTATACTCATTATTTTTATGTTCAAACTAAGCTTTCATTGATATGCTCTTATTCATATTTCAAATCCAGAATTAATATAAAGATTAGTAGTTTTATCTTTTTTATAAAGAATTTCTAAATTATAAAAATTATTTACACCTGTATTATCTTCAATTACCTTTTTAACTTCATTTGCTCATAGTTGTTCTTTATAATTAGATGAAGTTGTGAAAATCTTTGAAAATTTTATAAAGCTAAGAATCACTAAAATAAGTGATAACGAAACACAAACTGAAAACGGAATTCATATAAACGATGAATTGTTTCTTGAAATTGTTCTAAACCTTAGAGATGTTCATAAATATCAAATAGGAAGTGCTAATGCAATTAGATATAGTATAAGATAAACGATAATTTCAAGAATGTTTTTTATTCTTATATGGTCTAGAGATTCTATATCTATATACTTTTGAAAATATTTTTTTAAAAACTTCTTTCTCCTAAACAACATGAAATAAATAGACATTATAAAAAATATTGTAATCAAAACCATATAAATATAAAGTACAATTAAATATGTTTTGAATTTTTCTTCAAGATTACTATTTGTCATATTCAATTCTCCCTATATTAATCTTGCTAATCCTAATTTTGCTAATGATATTACCTTTTCTGCGGTTTCTTCTATAAGAGAAGCGTAATTTATAACTTGAAGAATAGCAGGTGATGCTCATGCTGTTGTAGCAAACACAACATTCTTAGCTACAGTAAGTGCAATAGTTATATTTATTTTTGAAATCACTTCATTAAATTTATTATCATAATATTTTGGTAAAAAATACTCAATTTCATCGGGTAATGATTTAATTTGTCTAATTATGTTGTATAAAAATTCATACTCAAATCCCTCTTTAGAAACTACAAACTCCAAGAACTTGTCTAAATAAATTTCAAGAAGATCCTTTAAATTTTTATAAAATTCAATTCTTAGAAAATCTTTAATAAATTTAAATAATGTTTTTGAATCTTGTTTTTTTATTTTTTCTTTTATTTCATTTACTGTTCCTGTTAGAAAATCAATTTCCTCTCTAGATTTAATTGTTAAAATTGTAAGCGTTGTTGCTTGTAAGGTTGCTGCTACAATAAAAGGAATATTACCCCCAAACATTCATCAAGAAGCTGTATAAAATGCTACAGTCCCCCAAGCAATCGCAGTTATTGCAACTTTAATATCCACAAAACTCTTTTTGTGTGTTATATATTCATCTAGCTTTCATTGTAATTTTTCTAGTTTTAGTACTGATTCAATATCATCTCTACTAATAGATTTGTTTTTCCAGTCAGATGACATTGTTAAACTTTTATATGTTTGTATATGTTTTAATTCATTTTCAGTATATTTATCTTCTGGTTCTGACAAATGTTCTAGTTCATATAATTTTATACTTTTATCCAACTCTTTTTTAAAAGAAATGAACTCCTTTTTATGTGATAAAAGCATATTTTTTGCATCATTTAATATGTCAGAAACTTTTAATTTACCGCTAATAATTTTTTCATAATTATCTTTAATAGCTTGTTTTTTATTTATTTCATCATTACTTGCACTAAATTTGGCTAAATTAGTGTAATTAAAACTTTTTTTAATTTGTTGGTTATCGTAATTATATTCTGATTCTGAATATAGATCTTCAAATTTTAGATCACTAGCATTTTTGAAATATTCTTCTTGTTTCTGACCAGAAAAGGCGTCATCTACAAGTTTTGAGTGCTCATCTATTTCATCGGCTGCACTTTTAAAAACTTTCAAATCACTATTTTTGTTTACGATTTTAGTGTAAGTATGATTTGCAGTTTGTAATGTAATAGGAATAACAAACAGCGAAACTCCTACTAACGATAGATTTCTTTTAAGTTTCACTTAATTCACCTCTAATCATTTATGATCGTAATTATAAGACGAAACATAATATTTTCTCAGTTATGAAATATGCGTTCTTGTCTGTTTTGAACCGATCAAAATTATTATAAATATTGATCTCTAATAAGTCTATAGTCGTTAATTCATTCATCCAGTATTACTTTTTATTAGAAATTGTGCACCAGAATTCATTAGGTTCAAGTTCAATATAAGTTCATTTACTTTCTTAATTAACTAGTTAACATTTCCCAAATTTACACTTGATTCATTATTAATTAATGACTTAACTATTGATAAGTTCTTTGGGTGTGTAAGTTTATATTTTTTGTTACTGAAGATATTTTTAATAGTTTTTTAGCGGTCTTGTCATTTAAGTCAAGAACATTTTTATTTGCTAGATAGGTAATAAACTCTTCTTCATCTCTAGCTAAAAGTTCTGCTTTATAAGGTTTATCAAAAGTTCTAATCTAAAGTTAAGCTTTTTATCAGATCCTGAAACAAATTCTAAAATACTTTCACTTTCAAGTCTCACTCCTTTTGTATTTTCATCTATTAGAACAAGATAAATATTGTCATACTCAATCACACCATTTCTTAATATTTTTTTTCTTTCAATTGGTGAATCAAAGAATTTATAATTTTCACTATTTAGTAACAAAGTAAAAGAACTTGATTTGACACTTCTTGTTTGACAATAAGCTTTAGAATTTAAAAGGGTTAATTATTTTTGTTTTCTTAGATTCAATTCATTAACTAATTTAATCTTTTGCATAGAAATCAAAGTGCTAAGTTCTTTTGAACTATATCTCGTTTTCTTTTTATGTGTGATTTTGTTATAAGATTTGATGATGTATAAAAATTAATACCTCTATCAAAAATAACTTGAGCAGTTCTAAATAGTGATTTATCACTCATATTAAAGTTATTTCTCTTATCTGTAACTAAATTTTTCTAATATCCGTGCGTTCTAAACAAATTCTCTAAAAGTATTTGATAACCTTCAAGATTTTCGATTTTTGACTTAAAGTGCATGTTTAAAATTCTGTTGATTTTCAAAATTCAAAAAATAATTTTTAATGTTTTTATAAAATGAAAAAAGTATAATAAAAAATCAAGAACATTAGTGTTATACTTGATCTTTCATTCTAGAAAAATTTAAATAATTTTTTAAACTTTTTATAATATTTAATAAATTTATTTTTTGCTTTTACGCTTTATAAAAGCTAGCAAGCTAACACCAAATACAACTCCTACAACAGCAACACTTGAAGCAATAATTATCGGTGTAATAGATTTTTTAGCTTTTAAATTTATTATTAATGTTGCATCTTCAGTAGTACCATTTTTTTGATAAGTTGCAGTGATTTCAAATTTTTGTTCTTTGGTTGTAGGTACAAACTGAAATTTAGCAGTATTGTTTTCAACTTTAATTAAGTTTTTATTAACTTTAACTGATTTTAGTTTTTCAGATTTAAGTTCTCAGTCAAATGTTCCAAAAACTTCATATTCATTAAAATCAAGTTTTTGATATTTAATATTTTTAGCAGTTTTAAAATTTGAATCTTTAGCCAAAACTGAGTCTAATCTTTTATCTCATCTTGGTAGTTGTTCAGCAGTAAGTTTTGAACCGTCACTAAATTCTCAAGCTTTTTGTTTAGGATCTTTGATTTCAGCAATATTTCATTTACTTAAATTCTGAAAAAATTGTTTTGCATTTTTAAACATTCCAACCATATCACTCACATTACTTGTGTCTCAATTAGAAATGTCTTGGTTAAATTTTTCAGATGATGCAAACATATAATTCATATTTACAACCTTAGAAGTGTCTCAGTTGCTAATATTTTGATTGAATTGCTTTGTCTCTTGAAACATACTGTTCATAATAGTTACATCTGATGTATTTCAATTAGAAATATCTTGATTAAACATTTCTGCTTTTTCAAACATATTATCCATTTTGATAACTTTTTTGGTATTTCAACTGCCTATTTGCGAATCAAAAACTTTAGTTTTTTGAAACATATTACTCATGTATAACACACTAGAAGTATCTCAGTTTGATATTTTATTGTTAAATGCTTCTGAACTTTCAAATATCGAGCTCATATCAGTTACATTAGATGTGTTTCAGTTATTTAAATTTTGATTGAACTGTTTTGTTTCTTTAAATAAACC encodes:
- a CDS encoding isochorismatase family protein, which produces MNKALIIVDYQYDFACSNGSLYVKGAEELSNKIFELSKKRKQQGWIVVATKDWHPKNHCSFNQWPSHCVQNTKGSELYFDSTYVDLIIQKGHDKNTESYSGFFDDKGRSNHLNEYLKQNNVTELEIVGVVTEICVKATYDDAVKLGYNAYVNLEYCKGFE
- a CDS encoding BspA family leucine-rich repeat surface protein translates to MKKLINVLAGCLLLTTTIAPISYLSKSSQNLMTSFKQETVEEPIVEANEDQPTVEVEENISEIGEEQPNTEENKPEIPNNNAIVETVKAEYNLTECTKIGYTVYQNNEVVIEKFKPETTKVPDVLPENITSLKDAFKELTSSTVSGIEKWNTSKIKDMTSIFDTARAFNQDISNWDISNVETMDFMFTRAEEFNQDISNWNTKNVKSMRGLFKETKQFNQNLNNWNTSNVTDMSSIFESSEAFNNKISNWDTSSVLYMSNMFQKTKVFDSQIGSWNTKKVIKMDNMFEKAEMFNQDISNWNTSDVTIMNSMFQETKQFNQNISNWDTSKVVNMNYMFASSEKFNQDISNWDTSNVSDMVGMFKNAKQFFQNLSKWNIAEIKDPKQKAWEFSDGSKLTAEQLPRWDKRLDSVLAKDSNFKTAKNIKYQKLDFNEYEVFGTFDWELKSEKLKSVKVNKNLIKVENNTAKFQFVPTTKEQKFEITATYQKNGTTEDATLIINLKAKKSITPIIIASSVAVVGVVFGVSLLAFIKRKSKK